Proteins from one Erythrolamprus reginae isolate rEryReg1 chromosome 6, rEryReg1.hap1, whole genome shotgun sequence genomic window:
- the SOCS2 gene encoding suppressor of cytokine signaling 2, with amino-acid sequence MTLRSAESSDGTDRTGPQWEAGGSSAEPAEGERLHSAMRELRCAGWYWGSMSVAEAKERLQDTSEGTFLVRDSSHSEYLLTISVKTSVGPTNLRIEFQGGKFRLDSVICIRSRLQQFDSVVHLIEYYVLMCKDRRVVSEIPSNGTVHLYLNKPLYHSTLSLQHQCRVAINRYTSKIQELPLPTRLKEFLKEYRYRV; translated from the exons ATGACCCTGCGCTCGGCCGAATCCTCGGATGGCACCGACAGGACTGGGCCCCAGTGGGAAGCTGGGGGATCTTCGGCGGAACCTGCGGAAGGGGAGCGCCTGCACTCTGCCATGAGGGAGTTGAGATGCGCGG GATGGTATTGGGGAAGCATGAGTGTTGCAGAAGCAAAGGAAAGATTACAAGATACATCTGAAGGGACTTTCTTGGTCAGAGACAGCTCTCATTCAGAGTATTTACTTACTATTTCAGTTAAAACTTCAGTAGGTCCTACCAACTTACGAATAGAATTTCAAGGTGGTAAATTCCGTCTGGATTCTGTTATCTGCATCCGATCAAGGCTCCAGCAATTTGACAGTGTGGTTCATCTAATTGAATATTATGTCCTTATGTGCAAGGACAGAAGAGTGGTCTCTGAAATACCTTCCAATGGAACAGTCCATCTTTATTTGAATAAACCTCTGTATCATTCAACACTGTCTCTACAGCATCAGTGTAGAGTAGCAATAAACAGATACACAAGTAAAATCCAGGAACTTCCATTACCAACCAGATTGAAGGAGTTTTTAAAGGAATATCGATATCGGGTATAA